The Acinetobacter sp. SAAs474 DNA window TATCCAAATTAATTAATCCACGTAAAGACTGGCTAAGCCCCATATCTGGTACTAGTCCCCAGCGGCTTTCCATGATTGACATTTGTGTATCAGGATGACAGATACGTAAATCGGCAGCCAAAGCCAGTTGTAAACCTGCACCAAAGCAGAACCCTTCAATTGCAGCAATAACAGGTACAGGAAGTTCTTGCCAGACTAAAAATGCTTTTTGGAATAGACTTTGACCGGGTTTTAATAATTGCCAAGCAGCATATGCTTTATTCTTGGGGTTATTGAGATCAGTGAGGTCAATTCCGGCACTAAAGACGTGTGCTTCACCGGTTAAGATTACACAGCGCAAAGAACGGTCTTTTTTGAGTATTTGGGCTGTTGTCAGCAATGCTTTAAGGAGCTCAAAACTCATGGCATTACGTTTCTCTGGACGATTTAACGAAACAATGGCAATCCCTTGATTTTTTTCTATCTTTAATAAACTCATTAGCTTCACACTTTTTTTAGATTTCTTTCAGCATAACATGAGTGATATTAAAATCGGTGACAGTTGAGTCAGCGAGAAAAATAGCTATTTTTGATTTTTTTTGAACATGCCGCAACTGGATATTATCTGATGGCAATCGCGGCTAGGCCGACAATAAAAATTAAAAAAATAGCGAATTTCTTTAGCTTAATTAGATGAATAATGATCTAAAAGATGCTTTGCAGCATGTTCAACCTCAGCCATCACTTGTTTTAACTCATCGAGACGCTGTAATGTTTCCTGAATAAACGCTTCATCTGCTTTTTTACGCTCCTTACGTAAAATCGCGACAAATTGTTCAAAAGCACTGGTCGTTTCCTGTAGGCGTGGAACGCCGACATAACGGGTAGCACCATGCAGTCGATGTAATACATGTTCAACTTGTGGAAAATCTTCTAATTCAATAAGTTGCTCAATTTCATTTAATTCAATATAAAAACTATCTGTCAGCATTTTAAGTAAATCTATAGCCAAATCCTCTTTATTAGCAGCCAATTGTAAACATTGCTGCCAGTTTAAAATTTGTGGATCTAGCGCTTTGATCACAGTGACTTTTTCAACATAATGATTATTCTGACTAAAATTTTTATGGGTCCAACGGGTCAGTATTTGAATAATTTGCTCAATTTGAATCGGTTTGGTGACATAATCATTCATCCCGACTTTTAACAGTTTTTGTTTTTCATCTGCCAATGCATGCGCTGTTAAAGCAATAATTGGTACAGGTTGATGATTTTCTAGCGTTGATTCTAAAGATCGAATGGCACGTGTGGTATCAATCCCAGACATCACAGGCATTTGAATATCCATAAAAATAAGATCGAATATCTGCTCATCATTTTTGATTTTCGCTTGAAAAATATCCAGCGCTTCTTTTCCGCTTAATGCTTTGGTGGTGGTGACATTGAGTTCACCAAGTAATGCTTCAAGGACAATTAAATTCGGTAAATGATCATCTACAGCTAAAATATGTAAGCCTTTACCATCAAATTCTTCCGTATTACTTTCTTTAAATGGATGTTCATTATTCAGTAATTCAATCAGGGCTGTGCGACAAAGTGGTTGA harbors:
- a CDS encoding crotonase/enoyl-CoA hydratase family protein; translation: MSLLKIEKNQGIAIVSLNRPEKRNAMSFELLKALLTTAQILKKDRSLRCVILTGEAHVFSAGIDLTDLNNPKNKAYAAWQLLKPGQSLFQKAFLVWQELPVPVIAAIEGFCFGAGLQLALAADLRICHPDTQMSIMESRWGLVPDMGLSQSLRGLINLDIAKELTLTARIFDGNYAQQIGLVTHLNPDPLTQALAIAQELQQRSPDALTAAKRVLNAMQSQSSQSLRLEKIWQLKLLLGKNSQIARQKDKKPTLSFLPRQYR